The Pseudomonas rhizosphaerae genomic sequence ACGCAAGAAAATGCAGGTGTGGAATTAGACCAATTTGACGTGCCGAATACCTCCTACGTAATTGCTCGGGATGCTAGCGGGAATATCGTTGGATGTACTCGATTATTGCCTACCGTGAAGCCTTTTCTGATGGGAGATATTTTTCCCGAACTATGTGCCGAAGGCGTGCCTCGAAATCAGCACACATGGGAGATATCCCGCGGCGCAGCATTAAATATCAACAATGGTCGCTTGGCGGCAGAACTGTTCGATCTTTCACTTCGATTCGCATTGGCGCAGGGTGCTATAAATGTTGTTGCAGTGGTGACCTGCAGCCTTGAACGGTACTTTAAGCTACGAGGTTTCGACTGTGTTCGATTGGGTACGGCGGTGAATTATGGGCGCGATCTGCTGGTCGCCCTGAGCTTCTCCACCGAACAGTTTTATAGTTCAAGGCTGAGATTAGATAATTCTTAAACAATCTTTGAACATGCCTCTTAGTTCAATTGACTTAGGCCTTTGCGTAGGTCGCATGTTCGTGAAGTGATTGCTACTATGATTTGATAGCTTGGAGGCAGGGATGATTTACGATGTAGTAGTTGTTGGAAGTGGAGCTATTGGCGGCTCGATTGCATTTGAGTTGGCTAGCCGAGGCTTGAAAGTATGCAGAGTCGGAGAAACTGTTCGTACTAATGCTGCTTCAAAAGCTGCCGGCGCTATGAACGGATGCTTTGGTGAGGTCACTGCAGGCCTGATGGCCAGTGAGCATGGCCGCCTTAAGTTACAGATGGATATTCAGGCGAAAGGGATGTGGGATGCGTGGTCGGAACGCCTTACTAATGCTTCAGGGGACACGAGGCCACTCTTCGCTGCGCATGGAACGCATGTGATCCTTAATTCCGCCGGTATGGCCGACATTGACAGCGTCAACTATGCTGCGATTATGCAGGCATTGGATGACCATGGTGAGCCCTCGACAGTGGTGAATCCATCTGAGCTTGACTGGATTAAAGCCAATGACTTGGTACGGCCACTACAGGCGCTTCTAATCGCTAACGAACATGCCCTGAATTCTCACGTGCTGCTTGAAAAACTTGATAAGGCGTTGCTTTCGTCGAGCGGAGATGTTGTCGAAGCGAATGCCCGTACGTTAGTAACAGAGCAGCGTGCTATCTCTGGAGTAGAGCTTGAGAGTGGGGAAGTAATATCCGGCAAGCAGGTCGTAGTAGCCGCTGGAGTTCATTCTCTTGGACTGTTTGATAGCTTGCATGATGTCAAAGACCTTATTCCACCTTTGTTCGCCGGCTATGGCGTATCGATATTAGTCAAAGTCAAACCAGGGCACACCGTGCCCTCCACGGTCATTCGCACTCCTAATAGGGCTTTCGCCTGCGGCCTGCATTGTGTGCCGCGCTCACCTGAACTGCTCTATCTAGGAGCAACCAACATTTTGGCTGAAGAGCCCCGTTCTCATGCATTAGTTTCCGACGTACAGTTTCTCCTTGACTGCGCGGTCGATCAGTTAAACCTAGACCTGCACGATGCGGAAATTATGAGTATTCAGGTCGGTAATAGGCCTATACCGGCTGATGGGTTCCCACTGATTGGCCCATGCGGCTATAAGGGGCTGTGGATGGCTACAGGCACTTACCGGGATGGTCTGCACCAGTCTCCGCTGTTAGCTAACTGGATGGCTGATCAGATACTAGGTATTGCTAATGATATAGATCTATCCCGCTTCACCCCTATGCGTAAGCCGTTACAAGGTATTTCACGAAGCATGACTGTTGTGGAAACAGTTAAGCAGATGTTTGCTACAGGTTATGAGTATCGTTGGAATATCAAGCCGTACTGGCTGCCGCTGTTAGATAAGGGCATGACCAATAACTACGAAGATTTAATCAATTCTTTGCATCCAGAATTCACTCCCCCGCCTGAACTTATCGCGTTCGCTTATCTGTATCCCTCGATGTATGACCGTCTCGCCCGCTATTACGGAGCATGGTCATGAGTACAGAGCTAGAACAGGAGCGTGCATGCGCGCTGGCAGCATTGCTCAAAGCGGGTGTCTGGGATGCTGAGGGTGATCTACAAGCTCTGGTTGAACACAATTTTCCAAGTACTGAGGTGCTAAGCGACCGAGCAGTCAAAACATTTCGGCAAGACGTTTCCGAACGCTGCTTGCGGATTCCGCTAGGGCATATTCTCGGTTACGCCGACTTCGCAGGTATCCGCTTCGTAGTGGGTAGTGGGGTATTTGTTCCCCGGCGGCAGAGCATGGCTATTGTGCAGTGGGTGGAAAAAAAGCTAAACCTGGATAGGACATCAAAAGTTTACGACCTGTGTGCCGGGGTAGGGGCGATTGGCTTATCTATAAGTTCTCGGTTAGGAGTTGGCGTGGTGTGTGTCGATAAAGATCCCACTGCGCTAACCTATCTACAACGCAATTTTTACCGACTTGGCGCCTCAAAATATGGTGCCATATATAAGTCAGCAGATATTATGAATCTTGCGGACTTTCAAGCCGCCGCCGGTACTGCCGATGTAGTAGTTTCCAATCCGCCATATGTTCCTGAAGGCACGACATTGGAGCCTGAGTGGAGTGAGAACCATCCCCCTAGTTCTATCTTCGCACCTGATGAGGGCAAAGGTCTGATTGAAGCGTCGGCACGTGTAGCCAGCCTGCTACTCAAACCCGGTGGTACGTTTCTACTTGAGCATAGTGAAGTGCAATCTTTTCAAGTAAGTATGATTCTAGATGGTGCTGGATTCAACACGGTGCGCACCTTATTGACCGAAGAGTTTAGCGACGCACAGGGTCGTCTGTAATCACCGTTGGAGTTAGAGCATGAAAAAAATTACAGGAGATTCAAAGAGTAATACTAATGTTCGTAGAGATACCTGGATGAACATTCGAGAGCGACGTACAAGTGACGTAACGACCACGGCTTCTGGAACAGGCGTTACAGCCTTTGAAGTAGTTTCCCGCAAGGGAAAAGTACTCATGTTGGCAGATGGGACCAGCTGTACCGAATTCATATCATGTTCGTATCTTGGATTGGAAAGCCACCCGGCATTAGTCGGAGCAGCTCAATCGGCTTTAGAGCGCATAGGAGTTCATCTATCTGCCAGTCGGAGCGCGATGAGCCCTTCATATCTGCGAGAGCTTGAGCAATTGCTAAGTGATATCTATGGAGGCTGCAGCATTACTGTCTTCACCTCAACAAGTAATGTGCATCTTGGTGTCCTGCCTCTCTTGGGTAGTGGAAGGATGGAAGGCTATCCCACAAAGCGCGCCGTTAAGTGGCTAGTTGATCGCACAGCTCATGCGTCGATGCAGATCCTCCGCGGGGTAATGTCTCAGTTCGGAGACGTCGATCGTGTGGATACTCGAGATCTAACAGGGTTGAAGACAGCGTTGGCAACGTGTGTCAGAGATCACATTACGCCTGTCCTGCTTATTGATGGAGTGGGCTCCATGTCAGGGTTGCTCCCGGTGAATGAGCTCAGCGATCTTCTGGCAACCGCTGGGGGTTACCTTTATGTCGATGACGCACATGGCATCTCCATCACGGGGCGTCATGGTGCAGGTTATGCGTTCGAAGCACTCGGGTACTGCCTACGTCCAAATACGCTGATTGCTGGCTCGCTGAGCAAGGCATTTGGCGGCGCAGGTGGTTTCATAGTTCTAAACGCAGATTATAACTCGGCGCAGCTACGCGCTCTAGCTAATCCGCTAGTATTCGGACACACCGTCTCGGTACCACTTTTGGCTGCCAATGTCGCTTCAGCTCGGCTCCACCTCTCCTCGGATATAGTTGAGTTACAGAATGCGTTGTGGGCAAACGTTCGTCGTTTCGATGGACAAATGGAACAAAAATTAATGAACGCTTCTCTACCTGCGCCTATTCGTGGTGCGTTGTTCCACACTGAAAAACAGGGCGTTACCGCAGCTAGCAACTTGCGGGATGCTGGTCTTGTGGTATTTCCGGTCTTCTATCCAATTGTTGAAACCGGTAAGGCAATGCTGAGGTTCGCTTTTTCGTCGCTTCACACCCCAAGTCAGATAGATGCTTTGGCCCATCAAATCACTAGTCAACTTTACCACGCTGAGCTTTGAATAGGGTAAGGAGTTCCCATGTCCACAGATAGCGATACAGATCTATTAAGCGCCAGTCTGGTACTTTCACCTTACCGCGAGCAGATTGACCAGCTAAACCATATACTTGTGGATCTTTTGGCGAAGAGGATGGAAATCTGTCGGGGGGTCGCGAGGGTCAAGTGTGCTAATAATATCGCCATGATGCAGCCGCAGCGCGTGACATCAACTTTGGATCAGATGAAATTGCTAGCTCCTTCGCGGCAACTTAGGCCTGAGTATCTAGCGGAAATCTTTAACATCATTATTGAGGAGACTTGTGAAGAGGAACGGCGCTTAATGGACGCGATTTCGAATTCAAAAAAGGAGGGTTGACTGTGAAAATTTTGATCGTGGATAATTTTGATTCCTTCACCAACAATATTGCTCAATACCTTTATGAAGCCTCTGGTGAGCACCCAACGGTCTTGCCCAATACTGTTACGTTTGAGTGCCTAGAACTTGATAAATACGATGCAGTAGTTCTATCTCCGGGGCCAGGGCATCCAGCACGCGAAG encodes the following:
- a CDS encoding NAD(P)/FAD-dependent oxidoreductase → MIYDVVVVGSGAIGGSIAFELASRGLKVCRVGETVRTNAASKAAGAMNGCFGEVTAGLMASEHGRLKLQMDIQAKGMWDAWSERLTNASGDTRPLFAAHGTHVILNSAGMADIDSVNYAAIMQALDDHGEPSTVVNPSELDWIKANDLVRPLQALLIANEHALNSHVLLEKLDKALLSSSGDVVEANARTLVTEQRAISGVELESGEVISGKQVVVAAGVHSLGLFDSLHDVKDLIPPLFAGYGVSILVKVKPGHTVPSTVIRTPNRAFACGLHCVPRSPELLYLGATNILAEEPRSHALVSDVQFLLDCAVDQLNLDLHDAEIMSIQVGNRPIPADGFPLIGPCGYKGLWMATGTYRDGLHQSPLLANWMADQILGIANDIDLSRFTPMRKPLQGISRSMTVVETVKQMFATGYEYRWNIKPYWLPLLDKGMTNNYEDLINSLHPEFTPPPELIAFAYLYPSMYDRLARYYGAWS
- a CDS encoding acyl-homoserine-lactone synthase, whose amino-acid sequence is MIQDLGRFRDRIFIGRLKWSIGDTQENAGVELDQFDVPNTSYVIARDASGNIVGCTRLLPTVKPFLMGDIFPELCAEGVPRNQHTWEISRGAALNINNGRLAAELFDLSLRFALAQGAINVVAVVTCSLERYFKLRGFDCVRLGTAVNYGRDLLVALSFSTEQFYSSRLRLDNS
- a CDS encoding N5-glutamine methyltransferase family protein — its product is MSTELEQERACALAALLKAGVWDAEGDLQALVEHNFPSTEVLSDRAVKTFRQDVSERCLRIPLGHILGYADFAGIRFVVGSGVFVPRRQSMAIVQWVEKKLNLDRTSKVYDLCAGVGAIGLSISSRLGVGVVCVDKDPTALTYLQRNFYRLGASKYGAIYKSADIMNLADFQAAAGTADVVVSNPPYVPEGTTLEPEWSENHPPSSIFAPDEGKGLIEASARVASLLLKPGGTFLLEHSEVQSFQVSMILDGAGFNTVRTLLTEEFSDAQGRL
- a CDS encoding chorismate mutase, whose amino-acid sequence is MSTDSDTDLLSASLVLSPYREQIDQLNHILVDLLAKRMEICRGVARVKCANNIAMMQPQRVTSTLDQMKLLAPSRQLRPEYLAEIFNIIIEETCEEERRLMDAISNSKKEG
- a CDS encoding aminotransferase class I/II-fold pyridoxal phosphate-dependent enzyme, giving the protein MKKITGDSKSNTNVRRDTWMNIRERRTSDVTTTASGTGVTAFEVVSRKGKVLMLADGTSCTEFISCSYLGLESHPALVGAAQSALERIGVHLSASRSAMSPSYLRELEQLLSDIYGGCSITVFTSTSNVHLGVLPLLGSGRMEGYPTKRAVKWLVDRTAHASMQILRGVMSQFGDVDRVDTRDLTGLKTALATCVRDHITPVLLIDGVGSMSGLLPVNELSDLLATAGGYLYVDDAHGISITGRHGAGYAFEALGYCLRPNTLIAGSLSKAFGGAGGFIVLNADYNSAQLRALANPLVFGHTVSVPLLAANVASARLHLSSDIVELQNALWANVRRFDGQMEQKLMNASLPAPIRGALFHTEKQGVTAASNLRDAGLVVFPVFYPIVETGKAMLRFAFSSLHTPSQIDALAHQITSQLYHAEL